The following is a genomic window from Elaeis guineensis isolate ETL-2024a chromosome 10, EG11, whole genome shotgun sequence.
ttctttgcctcaatttttttttttttttttttgatgaaattgttCTTTGCCTCTATAGGAAACACAATTTTGCTCATTTTAGATATCCCTGTGCTGGAAAACTCTAGTGATTTATCTTTGGATTATGATCTTCTTGCTTGCTTGATATAATGCTTGGTAGTTTACAGCAAATCACCAGATGATCTCTATAACATGTAATCCAAAATTTTGGAAATTTTCTAAACATTTCAGGTGTTTGTCCTCTTTTTCAGTTCACATCTTGGTTTTCCACAACCGGCTGGTGGTCTTTAAAGGTCAGCCTGGAGATTGTTGCAATGCAGATTTTGaaaatcttcatctaaaggactaTTACCTCTGAACTTTTGCCGTCAAGTTGAAAATGAACCATCCTTCTTTTGCTGTTAGGGAATCTAAATAAGAATTACTTGTCTCTATCTATAGCTACAGTTTTTCAGATTAGGTTGATGCAAGGTACACTGTCTTGGTAACGGATCCTGTATAGGTACACTCAGTGCGAGGCTAGTTCAATATATCGAGTATCAGTATGTCTTCCATACCGCATATCGGTTTGGTACCAATATGGTATGATCAGAGCATACAGTATTGACTGGTATGGCAAAGTTTAGGTTGATGATTGTTGAACAGGGATATCACTTGGTAATAAGGCTGATAACCCAGCATGTAAAAATTATTATCAGGCCAAAGCCTGGTAACCCAGCCCACATTTGTATAAAATCAGGTGATAACGCTGGACTAGGCAAATAACTGATGTCATTTCCATTGTGGAACCTTGTTTACTCATAGATCCATCTTGGAATGCTATCTCATGGTTTTATACTTTTATGGTTAGGAACAAGCCCAACCATGCCAATCAAATGCAGAAATGATCATGAGATCCGGCATGATCTGATCAGTTTGGTGTTGGTTTGTTTCATTCTGGGGTTTTGTCATAGAACAAGATGACTATGGCTCTAATGAAGTAGAAATGTGAAGTTGTGAACAAAGATCGACATAGTCATGAGACCGGAACATGAATGCGTGACAACCAAACAGTGCACAGCCTAATCATAGTGATCATAAATCCCTATGTGTTTTCGGTACATGATTACAGAACCCCTTTAAGGCCCCTGCTAGTCCGATTAATGAGGTCTGGCTGCTGCGATGGTACGTCATCTGCGCATTAGATAGTTACTGCTATGTAGCTATCCAGTCAAATTGTTGTGTTCATGTGCAAGTCCTCGtgcttgtgtgtgtgtgtgtccatgTTTGTGCTTGCATTTTTGTTTGGTTTTAGGTCTCTTTATGATTGTAGGAACATTGCTTACTGAGATTCTGTGCGAGAAAATAACTCCTGTTCTATTGTCAGAGTAGGTTTATGAGTATGGCAAAACAATGAGTTGATTGGATCGAATGCAAATTTTAAGGTTACATTTAACCTTGAATGTGTCCACACTGTATAATGTTGTTGATAGGCTTGACGATATTGAATGAAAGAAAGATCAGTAAATATTTTAAGATCATTAGTTGCCATGTTTCTGTCAAGTATAAGTTGATCATGCCATCAATGGGACCTGACTCTGGAGATTCCTTACTTTACCTTTTTTCTATGCTTGTCTATAATTAAGTTTAAAGTCTAAACGCAAATGACTAATATAGACTTGTTATTGATTTGAAGAATTTATCAAGCTGTTGACTGGTAGAAGAAATGGACAGGAGGTATGTTTGCCATTTTTCAGATAATATgacttaagaaaaataaaaatatctttcagctGTGGCAAGTGGCAACAATGATTGCCCTCCTTGCTATTGATAGATGACAAATGGGTATGGACCATGCACCACAGTGGTTGATGATTTAAATTGAAAGCAGCCTAGAATCTTTTATGATTTTAGGGttgtagccttttttttttttttttttgccccaatCTGCAACAATTTTTCTGTCTTTAGTGCCTCTTAAATTTCTTCAAGGGTCCTTGCTTTAGAAAGGTTAACAAAACTAAATCTGATGGAGAATTTTTGGTAGACACAACgaggatccttttttttttttttttttgactttaggCATTGGAGCGAtagacgtttttttttttttttgactttaggCATTGGAGCGATAGACGTTTGAGCAAACTAGTGCATCACTGGCTGCTATAGCTTTAAGTAGAATTTTATCGTACATACTCTTTATTATCTTATCTTTTACTCAACTAAAAGaatagacagagagagagagagagagagagagagagagaggtgggaagCGATGATATAAAGGCAAAGCACTAGGCCTTGAGTTATTATTTGTGGCGTTGGTGCTTGTGCACGAGTGGGCCTTCCAATCCAAACGCAATTGAACTCAAACGATTCAAATTTTTCGTTGCATTAATTCATTACACTTGGTCACCTGGAGGTAGCAACATCATCTATAGTGTAAGGATAACAAAGCACATGGTCCATGGATCCTCTTGATCATAATGCACTGGCACAGTTACTTTCAGGCATTCAAGCTGCCGTACGTGGATTCTAGGAGAATATCTTATGCCCAAAACTATGGTCTCCTGGGGGAAGCCACACATTAAATATATTGTTCGAAAGctcaattgattttttttttaaaaaaaaaagcaaaaaaaaaaaaaggattaagcAATGAATCTATAAATAAGCTCAATGTATTACTatatagccaaaaaaaaaaaaatgaagaaaagaacaTTTGGGAATAGAAAGTCGCATACCATGTACGTGTATAGGATTATTTATAGCATAAAACCATCCCTAAATGAAAGGCAATGCATGTTTAGttagaagtttctctcctttAGTTATTATTCTGTAAGAGCTTTGGACTTCCCACATGGACAGTCTCCCGTTGAAATAAGATTCAGGACCTGATAATTTTAAGTAGACAATGTAGATGATATAGAAGGATATGGAAAAACATAAGTATATGTGCATGTTTTTCCTTGTCTATATGAAATTTGGAtctaaaaatattcatataagTTAGTGTAAACATATTTATCAATTACATATTTACAATTACAATAGCTACGTTGTTATATGTAGGCTTGCTCTTGAAATATAAATGCATAATAGATCATTGGGTGGTCTCGAGAAAGATTAATTAAGACTGATGATCAGAGATTTGTCTGTTAACTTTCTTCCCAGGATATATGTGTGGATGTTATGGAAAAGAAAATTGCTATAAACATACAAATGTTCATGCGCCCACTCACCTAAACAACACTTGTTGACGTGCAATTGTTAATAggaaaaatcaaaattattttttatagtaCATAGGAGttattcacacacacacacacacacatatatatatcatTGGTATTAACTTATGGTACTGCTGAATATTCTCCAACATTTATAAGCAGAGGACAAAAGGACTTTCATAAGCTTATTAACAAAAGCATAACAAactccctccctctttttcagAGAGATCTTGCAATTATACcttagatatatttatatttaaaaaagaaaaatggaaaaagAGAAACCAAGGTCAGCTCACTCAACATAATTGAAGTCTGCTGCAAATCAAAAGCAACCACCCGTTATCAACACTCACCTCATGGAACTCATGCTCGCTTTTAATATCGCCCAACCACCAATGACCAATTCTCACCTCTCCATCATTCTTTTGGATTGTTTGTGGGCTTCCCATTTGTTCGAAAAGCGTTTAATCATGTCACAAGAAGACATCTAAACAATAGAGAATTCGAAAACAAAGTTAGCTAGCTTTTtccactttcatatgatgattgcTTTCCAAACAAGGGACAGAATTATGTacagtgagaggataaagattaaATAGGTAGGAAAGCTAGAAAAAGAAACTGCTACAGTTTGTATGAAATATGAACAAGCCCAACTACATCTAAGAGAATGTAGTttgagaagggaggaagaggatccTTTCATCGAAGAAGCTTTCTCTGACCAAGCTTGTGAGAGATGAAGGGATGGGCAGCTCCCCTAGCTCATCAAAAAAGTCATTCTCCTCATTAGTCTTTGGTGTTGTTGATGAGAAGGTCATCGAATTTGGGGAAGGGAGGGGGTTCTCTTCATCAAAGAGGACATTTTGTTGATGATCATGGACTTCTTCTAATGGTTGGTTTTGTTGAGAGATCTCTTGTGAGCACTTGGGCGGACATGGGAGGGGGGATTGCTCTTTGTTGAGGCTTCCTTCACTTGTGGTGTTGGGTTGGCTTGGGCTCTTTGGTGCGGGGAGGTCTTGGTTAATGGACTGATTCCGTGGGGATGCTTCTTGCGGGCAAATGGTGGGGAGATGAGGACCTGGATGATTGTGATCTGAGGTGTAGGTGATGATGAGAAGCGATGAATCTGTTTTGCTCCTCTCCACTTGCTTCTTGGCTGAGCAACCTTTGGAGGAGCTACACCTGTAATAGCCCCTGATATAAGAAGAAAGAACCAAGTGATCAGCCAAAGCAGGTTCTTATCATTATAAGATGACCAACAAACAAGTATTCCATCAAAAGGAGTAAAGaggaaaaataaaaacaaaaacaaacaaaTGTTAAGTCCAATAATCAAAAAATCTGGGTTTAGAGGTTGGCTGACTGTTAAGGTTAAATAGCTTGCAAAGGCAAAAGAAATTGCTAAATGAGAATAAGATATTAGCAGAGAAGCATGAAAAAGCTTTTGTTGAGAATATATGGTCCTGATAAAAGTAGAAGATGTGTGGGGAAGAGAAGATACACcactttttgagaaaaaaaaaaataaagagggtTTGATGATGTGGTACTGATTTCACTCGAAAGAAAGGAAATTGTTatacagaagaagaagaagaagaagaagaacctgATAATATATGACTATTGGTTTTGATATATATCAGAATTAGCAGCTAAAAGGCAACAAAATAGTTAATGAGAATCGACAAATATGCAACTATTTCACTTTTCAAATCGAGAACACAGAGAACACCACAAAGGTGGTAGCTAAAGTTATGTAATATTGAATCTTTGGAAGAAAAAGGAGAGCACTACCTAGGATATGGAGATCCTTTGATGGGTTTCTGTCCATATTTCCTCCAAGACCAAAAATCTGAAGGTGGAGATTCACCTTTCTGTTTCCCCACTTCTGCTTCAATTCTGGATGTGACCACAGTCTTCTGAAACACCTTTCTGTACACCAAAACAAATAAAAGAGATTCACAATAGGTTACACATCAACACACTTTTAAGAGCaccttaaatcaaaaaaaaaaaaaaagagagagagaaaggagaagaaaccTTCTCTTGGAGACTGAATTGTCCATCTTGGACACTTTGTGAAACTTCAGAACTTGTGTTATAGGTGGGAAGCCATCATCCATTGTTCCTTGTAACTTGTgagctcttctttctctttctccaaccacatattctttttgtttctgGGGAACTGGGTTCTTTGCAGTCACATGGTTCATGGCAAAGCCCACATGAAAGGTATGCTAAAGGTCAGAGATAGAGGTTACCAGTGACAGCAAAAAGGATATGGATCAAGCTTTCTTTCTCTAAGGGGAAGGGCATGACAGAGGACAGGCCATGCTGCTTTCTTTCTTTATGACCCCTTATTCCCTCAAATACAAAGCTACAGAAATCATGCTGCTGAACTTGCTGCAGGGTACTGCCAATCCCTTCCAAAAGAACAACTTGCCCTCTAGGCCTCTATATTGGTTGGTCCCAGTGTAAGTCTTACACAAGGCAAGTGTTagtgttgggggatacccgccgaccgactaccggagggcccgaccgaccggcggcccgaccgacctaccggagggcccgaccgaccggagggcccgaccgactgccggagggcccgaccgcccgaccgactgccggagggcccgaccgcccgatcGGCTGACGGCCTGACCACCTccgttggacgactccgactggccgacagaccgaccgatcgtcggtcggggcgaccgactgacggatgccatcagcggctaaccgccggccgtccaacggcccattgccgactgggggtatggcgggcgtatccatcccgaccgactgaaccccgaGGTTctatggccgacttacatgacgctcgccgaccaatggaggggcctgACACCACTCAGCCGGCTACCGACTTTGAGTCGgccggctcctccaaccaccgtacagccgccagacgttgtcagctctgacacggacatgcggcgcagttacctaggggcattgtcccgccgagagccgggtcaaccctggtgattgaacggccgcacggcgacatgacgttttcacggcggctctgacagcccacagtgagttgacagttcctcacttgtccgcgccattaatgacggcgccatacctagctccactatatataccggggaaggcaacagtgcaaaggaagGGATCctcccgtctctcccacatacgcaggcttgctcctctccctctctctctctctttctcagagctctccgtctgcatttcactgttgcccagtcacctctctgacttgaccgtcggagggtccccgccggagccgcctccggtcagtgcggacttccttttgcaggtgcacgcttcccggcgatcgggcgacgaggcgattggccgcaacagttagTATAAActtttgtcacgcccccgacccgagatcatgaatcgagggtcgcggcaaccgccgcatactcatgaagaactctctccataagcatgcaaggcatctcatcacgatatcaatgcatcacagcggaataaattcaaataattattattcaactgtaattcaagtaattaaatcaaatgtcttacatccaataaaattttactaaaacaattaaaacaatagatctaagttcaattaagtgttgacaatgctaatctcgcctctaaaagctctgtcccaatatttcttcccacgctcgaaattaattatctgaatctgaaaaatagaaagaaaggtaatgagctagacagcccagtaagtaacaaatatctcaaccagatatttcagatattatataattttcaagaataatgctgcaattaaaacataaaaatatatttcatgctgatttaatgcaaaccaaatattttcaaatattcacatataatataatcataaatccgattcgattcaaaacactcgtaactcaacagccttgactatgaccaacgtttaacccccattggcggggtccacagaataccagcgcacaacccccactggcagggtccagaaataccagcgcacaaccctcactggcagggtccacaaataccagcgcacaacccccactagcagggtccacaaagtaccaacgtataatccccattggcggggcccactgaaacatagttaggctgagagcataaatccgatctatatcaaaacacttagtaccacaatatatatcataatctttcactaaacatgtgtataaatcgatataccataacatttcaaaagcacttttctttcaaaacataatttcataaatcatgcataatttcagagaataattatttattttcagaataaatatggaatatctcgaaaagatgattcattacttacctttcacggagcactgaacgaatagatcgactaacttctaggagattcttccgtgcctattattcaaaattatatttttacattaattttaattcaaaattaaatctaataaattccaaaatcaaaatctcgcttaaaatcagactcgtctctaaactcgatcagaatcatcagatgaagccttccactacgctaattttagaaggataactttagagagagagaaatccatcaagagagagaaacaggctagagagagaaaattctagagagagaaagtagagagagaaagttcaatttcagagagagaaaatcagggttcagtctgaaagaagagagagaaactctctctctcatcaattttaattttttatttatttatttatttatttacttacttatatatatatatatatacatatatatatatatatatatatatatatatatatttattattattattattatttttttcttcttttctttttcttcttttttttttttctttccttttcttttcttttttttttctttttctttttcttcttttctttttctttttcttttctttttcttcttcttctttttccttggttccttccaggccgaacaggggacggtgggggttttccggccttgaccgaccgttcgggccacggccaccgcg
Proteins encoded in this region:
- the LOC105052589 gene encoding uncharacterized protein gives rise to the protein MNHVTAKNPVPQKQKEYVVGERERRAHKLQGTMDDGFPPITQVLKFHKVSKMDNSVSKRRKVFQKTVVTSRIEAEVGKQKGESPPSDFWSWRKYGQKPIKGSPYPRGYYRCSSSKGCSAKKQVERSKTDSSLLIITYTSDHNHPGPHLPTICPQEASPRNQSINQDLPAPKSPSQPNTTSEGSLNKEQSPLPCPPKCSQEISQQNQPLEEVHDHQQNVLFDEENPLPSPNSMTFSSTTPKTNEENDFFDELGELPIPSSLTSLVRESFFDERILFLPSQTTFS